The Vibrio aerogenes nucleotide sequence CCGGTACTTTTTCTTTTCCGTATTCTGCTTGTTCCTGGTTCCCTCCAATTACCTTGACGATATTGTTCTTCTTGTTATTTATTTTTGATATATTTCGCGCGGCAATTATCAGTATGGATTGAGTTTCATTCAATTCAGGTTGCTCTTGTGAAGGAGAATAAAATGAATACGCCAGTCTCTGGTTTAAGAAATAATATTGAAAATAAGCGTCAGTTAATGAAAAAAGGCTTAAAAACAGTCATTTTTGGTTTGCCATTGTTGTTGTTGGCACTGGTGGTGAATAGTGCATTTTTGATGACGGATGCGGGATATACCTATGTCCATCAGAATAATATTACCGGTGAACTGGATGTGTTCACTGAACCGGGGATTCACTTCAGAATGCCATTTTTATCGAAAATTACCAAATATGATCAAGTGATCACGGTTTCTTTTGGTAATAATGCCGGTGAAGATTTTTATCAGAAACTGAATCCGGTGCAGGTGCGTTTTGCTGATACTTATATCGGTAATATTCCGGTCACATTTCGCTTTAAACTCAGCAATGACCCGGTGGCGATTAAGAAAATGCACCGCGAATTTCGCAATAACACCAATCTGATTGATACCTTGCTGGTAAAAAATGCCCGTAATGTGACGGTGATTACAGCCACCCAATATACAGGTGAAGAGTTCTTCCAGGGCGGACTGAACCAATTTAAATCAAAGCTCGGAGATCAGCTGCGGGAGGGCATTTACCTGACTGAACGTAAACAGGTTGAAGTCGAACAGATTGATTTGGCGCCGGTTGGATTAGGGCAGAGCGATGCCAACAAGCTGCAGAAAACCAAGCAACTGGTGTGGAAAACCGTTCCCGTCACCGATAAAGCAGGCATGCTGGTCAGACAGGATAATCCACTACAGCAATACGGCATTCATGTGACTCAGGTGACAATTGGTGATCCTCAGCCGGAGCAGCAGCTTGACCAGTTACTGGCAGATAAGAAGCGTTTAGTCGCTGATCGGATTCGGGCGATTCAGGAGCAGGAAACCTCTAAAGCTCAGGCAGAAACAGAACAGCTACGGAAAGAAATTCAACGGACCCGTGAAGTTCAGGATGCGCAGAGAAGAAAAGAGCTGGCGATTATTTCTCAGCAAAAAGAAGTTGAAGTCGCCCGCCAGATTGCAGAGCGGGAAATTGTTGAGGTCGAGAAAAAGAAACGTCTGGCTGAAGTGGAAAAAGAGAAAGAACTGGCGATAGCGAAAGCAAATTTGGCGATTCAGAAAGCGAATGCCTTGTCTGCAACGTTTGAAGCAAAAGCAATTAC carries:
- a CDS encoding SPFH domain-containing protein, whose translation is MNTPVSGLRNNIENKRQLMKKGLKTVIFGLPLLLLALVVNSAFLMTDAGYTYVHQNNITGELDVFTEPGIHFRMPFLSKITKYDQVITVSFGNNAGEDFYQKLNPVQVRFADTYIGNIPVTFRFKLSNDPVAIKKMHREFRNNTNLIDTLLVKNARNVTVITATQYTGEEFFQGGLNQFKSKLGDQLREGIYLTERKQVEVEQIDLAPVGLGQSDANKLQKTKQLVWKTVPVTDKAGMLVRQDNPLQQYGIHVTQVTIGDPQPEQQLDQLLADKKRLVADRIRAIQEQETSKAQAETEQLRKEIQRTREVQDAQRRKELAIISQQKEVEVARQIAEREIVEVEKKKRLAEVEKEKELAIAKANLAIQKANALSATFEAKAITEKGQAEASVLKAKYSALGANREVYLAELNRDVANVLYNNLKNFQIQMPQNYVGGSEGNGLKTNLDVITAFSALGLMDQTKKATQKQSSGNNH